From one Diprion similis isolate iyDipSimi1 chromosome 7, iyDipSimi1.1, whole genome shotgun sequence genomic stretch:
- the LOC124408166 gene encoding uncharacterized protein LOC124408166 isoform X1 — protein sequence MNITMNQNLLGLETSNQVVGSDGNEVVHWFDNRRVDVMNQHQQMQSTYYKFQNEVDHITDLQPAMETEEQETTSKKLPKTRGSKKTKPIKETKEIVKRTKHPEKWKVNVKKNARLRGEEYIGVGGKIVPAKVMGPPCDCRMRCSDKIDEEARAQLHNVFWKTCTWEQRKQYVALSVKESPKQRTRCRGNVKSEHRRQVTFTYSLLIKGEVLTVCKPMFLSTFSVSEKFVRHAMEKKRTSPGGIIGPDQRGRHTPKTKKSEEVKERVREHINSFPAEKINSRDRSNKRYLDSNLSIAAMHKLYLQKCKEDGIPDSETVKESYYREMFKSEFNLGFKVVVDKGKNSQTHTVPSISNNKSKP from the exons ATGAACATTACTATGAACCAGAACTTACTAGGACTGGAAACATCGAATCAAGTCGTTGGATCTGATGGAAATGAAGTCGTTCATTGGTTTGATAACAGACGTGTTGATGTGATGAATCAACATCAACAGATGCAATCTACATATTATAAATTCCAGAACGAAGTGG ATCACATAACGGACCTGCAACCTGCCATGGAAACAGAAGAACAGGAGACTACTTCGAAGAAATTACCGAAGACACGAGGGTCCAAAAAGACAAAACCTATTAaggaaacaaaagaaattgtaaaacGAACAAAACATCCCGAGAAATGGAAAGTCAATGTAAAGAAAAACGCTAGGCTCAGGGGTGAAGAATACATTGGTGTTGGAG GTAAAATAGTTCCGGCTAAAGTGATGGGTCCACCATGTGATTGCCGCATGCGATGCAGTGACAAAATTGACGAGGAAGCTCGAGCGCAACTGCACAACGTGTTTTGGAAAACTTGTACATGGGAACAACGAAAGCAATATGTAGCACTGTCAGTAAAAGAATCGCCAAAACAGCGGACTAGATGTCGTGGTAACGTTAAATCGGAGCATCGTAGACAAGTCACATTTACTTACTCCTTACTTATCAAAGGTGAGGTCTTAACGGTTTGTAAACCGATGTTTCTGAGCACATTTTCGGTCTCTGAAAAGTTCGTGAGGCATGCTATGGAGAAGAAAAGAACGTCACCAGGTGGAATTATTGGACCCGATCAAAGAGGCAGGCATACgccaaaaacgaaaaagagcgAAGAAGTTAAGGAACGAGTACGCGAGCACATCAATTCTTTTCCTGCTGAAAAGATAAATTCCAGAGACCGGAGTAACAAGAGATACTTGGATTCAAATTTGAGCATTGCCGCCATGCATAAGTTATATCTTCAAAAATGTAAAGAGGATGGGATACCGGATAGTGAAACTGTCAAGGAAAGTTACTACAGAGAAATGTTCAAGTCCGAATTTAATTTGGGTTTCAAAGTGGTTGTTGATAAGggtaaaaattcacaaacacACACTGTACCAAGTAtcagtaataataaaagtaaaccATGA
- the LOC124408166 gene encoding uncharacterized protein LOC124408166 isoform X2 → METEEQETTSKKLPKTRGSKKTKPIKETKEIVKRTKHPEKWKVNVKKNARLRGEEYIGVGGKIVPAKVMGPPCDCRMRCSDKIDEEARAQLHNVFWKTCTWEQRKQYVALSVKESPKQRTRCRGNVKSEHRRQVTFTYSLLIKGEVLTVCKPMFLSTFSVSEKFVRHAMEKKRTSPGGIIGPDQRGRHTPKTKKSEEVKERVREHINSFPAEKINSRDRSNKRYLDSNLSIAAMHKLYLQKCKEDGIPDSETVKESYYREMFKSEFNLGFKVVVDKGKNSQTHTVPSISNNKSKP, encoded by the exons ATGGAAACAGAAGAACAGGAGACTACTTCGAAGAAATTACCGAAGACACGAGGGTCCAAAAAGACAAAACCTATTAaggaaacaaaagaaattgtaaaacGAACAAAACATCCCGAGAAATGGAAAGTCAATGTAAAGAAAAACGCTAGGCTCAGGGGTGAAGAATACATTGGTGTTGGAG GTAAAATAGTTCCGGCTAAAGTGATGGGTCCACCATGTGATTGCCGCATGCGATGCAGTGACAAAATTGACGAGGAAGCTCGAGCGCAACTGCACAACGTGTTTTGGAAAACTTGTACATGGGAACAACGAAAGCAATATGTAGCACTGTCAGTAAAAGAATCGCCAAAACAGCGGACTAGATGTCGTGGTAACGTTAAATCGGAGCATCGTAGACAAGTCACATTTACTTACTCCTTACTTATCAAAGGTGAGGTCTTAACGGTTTGTAAACCGATGTTTCTGAGCACATTTTCGGTCTCTGAAAAGTTCGTGAGGCATGCTATGGAGAAGAAAAGAACGTCACCAGGTGGAATTATTGGACCCGATCAAAGAGGCAGGCATACgccaaaaacgaaaaagagcgAAGAAGTTAAGGAACGAGTACGCGAGCACATCAATTCTTTTCCTGCTGAAAAGATAAATTCCAGAGACCGGAGTAACAAGAGATACTTGGATTCAAATTTGAGCATTGCCGCCATGCATAAGTTATATCTTCAAAAATGTAAAGAGGATGGGATACCGGATAGTGAAACTGTCAAGGAAAGTTACTACAGAGAAATGTTCAAGTCCGAATTTAATTTGGGTTTCAAAGTGGTTGTTGATAAGggtaaaaattcacaaacacACACTGTACCAAGTAtcagtaataataaaagtaaaccATGA